From one Marinobacter sp. LV10MA510-1 genomic stretch:
- a CDS encoding autotransporter assembly complex protein TamA yields the protein MAPQKILACLRRTGLVMLALVGVSMPALGQQVKVQVQGDYPQLQDNAEAFIGDVEGRSVSNLRRYASTAVNQASEALRALGYYNPDISWQLEQGDADADKPPQLLLTIVPGEPVRVKTRQVDISGPGAEDAKFSGNLPAKPSLGDVLNHGEYNALRDTFPTRARRRGYFDGKLTTHALTVNPKTLEADIALAYDSGERYRLGEVTFAEGHWFELDLLENFVTFEPGTAYHADEIAKLSSDLSASGYFAGVNIDAVPESAEDGVIPVRVALTRRERRSVSAGVGFSTDVGPRFRVNWREHWVNPQGHTRGADTELAQLRQSISTWYEVPLDPPMTDRLRFSGGLQREDIEDVESELATLGMQRQHRFENDWLQILSLRWEGERYTIGNDDESDTSSLLLPGAGYSRLVQDSALNPSQGYNLRFDISGAHSALLSTADILHVKASAKGLTTLAYKHRFLARFQIGGLGTNSFTDVPPSLRFFAGGDQSVRGYGYETLSPLNASGATEGGRYLIAGSAEYQYEFVNNWRAALFVDHGNAVNDLLDPLATGAGVGVRWISPVGPLRLDLAKGLNPEFGGDWRIHFSMGPEL from the coding sequence ATGGCACCACAAAAAATTTTGGCCTGTCTGCGGCGCACCGGGCTGGTAATGCTCGCACTGGTTGGCGTGTCAATGCCAGCCCTGGGCCAGCAGGTGAAGGTGCAGGTGCAGGGCGATTATCCGCAATTGCAGGATAACGCCGAAGCGTTTATCGGCGATGTGGAAGGGCGCAGTGTCAGTAATCTGCGGCGCTATGCCTCTACCGCGGTAAACCAGGCCAGCGAAGCACTGCGGGCACTGGGTTATTACAACCCGGATATCAGCTGGCAGCTGGAACAGGGCGATGCCGACGCTGACAAGCCGCCGCAACTTCTTTTAACCATCGTGCCCGGTGAACCGGTGCGGGTAAAAACGCGGCAGGTAGATATTAGCGGGCCAGGGGCAGAAGATGCCAAGTTTAGTGGCAACCTGCCGGCCAAGCCGTCGTTGGGGGACGTGCTCAACCATGGCGAATACAACGCTCTGCGTGACACTTTCCCTACCCGTGCCCGCCGCCGCGGTTATTTTGACGGCAAACTGACCACCCATGCACTGACCGTAAATCCGAAAACCCTCGAGGCCGACATTGCCCTGGCGTATGACAGCGGTGAGCGGTATCGCCTGGGCGAAGTGACCTTTGCCGAAGGCCATTGGTTCGAACTCGACCTGCTTGAGAACTTCGTTACCTTTGAGCCCGGCACGGCCTACCACGCCGATGAGATTGCCAAACTAAGCAGCGATCTGTCTGCAAGCGGCTATTTTGCCGGGGTTAATATTGACGCCGTCCCGGAGAGTGCGGAAGACGGCGTCATTCCGGTGCGGGTTGCGCTCACCCGTCGCGAACGCCGCTCGGTGTCCGCCGGTGTTGGCTTTTCCACCGACGTGGGGCCGCGTTTTCGCGTTAACTGGCGCGAGCATTGGGTAAACCCGCAGGGCCATACCCGCGGCGCCGATACCGAGCTTGCGCAGCTTCGTCAGAGCATCAGCACCTGGTACGAAGTCCCCCTTGACCCACCAATGACTGATCGACTGCGCTTTAGTGGTGGTCTGCAGCGGGAAGACATCGAAGATGTGGAATCGGAGCTGGCCACCTTGGGCATGCAGCGGCAACACCGATTTGAAAACGACTGGCTCCAGATTTTATCGCTGCGCTGGGAGGGCGAGCGCTATACCATCGGTAATGATGACGAATCCGATACCAGTAGCCTGCTGTTGCCAGGCGCGGGGTATTCCCGGCTGGTTCAGGACTCGGCGCTGAATCCTTCGCAGGGCTACAACCTGCGCTTTGACATCAGCGGCGCCCACAGTGCCTTGCTGTCTACCGCCGACATCCTGCACGTTAAGGCTTCCGCCAAGGGCCTGACCACCCTGGCGTACAAGCATCGTTTTCTGGCGCGTTTCCAGATCGGCGGGCTAGGCACCAACAGCTTCACGGATGTGCCACCGTCATTACGGTTTTTTGCCGGTGGTGACCAGAGCGTGCGCGGCTACGGCTATGAAACCCTGTCACCATTAAATGCTAGTGGTGCCACGGAAGGTGGCCGCTACCTGATTGCTGGCAGTGCTGAGTACCAGTACGAGTTTGTAAACAATTGGCGTGCTGCGCTGTTTGTGGACCATGGTAATGCCGTTAATGATTTGCTTGATCCGCTGGCCACCGGAGCCGGCGTTGGTGTGCGCTGGATAAGCCCGGTAGGGCCGCTGCGGCTGGATCTTGCCAAGGGCTTGAACCCGGAATTTGGCGGTGACTGGCGCATACACTTTTCCATGGGGCCGGAATTGTGA
- a CDS encoding translocation/assembly module TamB domain-containing protein, with translation MSTEQNQKQQLQPPATSAATKKPRRRRWWFWVLVVTAIVLLLPLLLLTFALLALRSETGTAWVIEQIPGLEVQAGQGSLLGRWQASSLNWRGYGVDLQLQAPDLQWSPRCLLQKRLCVDHLRAQTIELNLQPSADEDDSPRLDIQLPDIGLPLGIRADQIRLGEFFVNDNKIWDTVELDAGGAGESWLIDQAFYKLDDIQVTVSGRVQTRGDWPVDLDVSAVLPPPSGDRWKIDLTLAGSVRDLRVSGSSQGYLDAILEGSVEPLQADLPASLNIRSDTFLAAPSLPPTLRLNSLKLALQGSLADGFETSAQATLPGTTGPVELDLAGKVTTQGADNIELTLAANNAGRDGTLALTGSAAWLPELAADANLTMNAFPWYTLLPDMQEPPVNIDTLQLRANWQDQRYTATLAATAGGPAGEASLESELEGDLQQLTISRLQVQTGAGTLTGNANVGLAQPLSWQASLEMQKFNPGYWVPQLQASLDGSIRSSGQWPESASMPEMSAEVDLAGLWRGQTTRIKVKASAADGLWQVPELNAAIGDNTLAGKGQWGQQLQAELDLNLPEPEAILESLRGQANARLTVKGTVQQPQADIRISAAALAWEDQLQLADMELSASLDAAGAIRSRLQAQGIEAGGQTVEQLDATLDGTRQNHELVLEMIHREVEVRLALAGAAGEQWQQWQGELSRGEVLVPGQDQRWQLRQPAALFFKAATGGAEPQLTFAEHCWQWQQSALCAGDQTLLPAADIEYRIINLPAQALAPLLPENLRWQANINGSIDFSMGAEGPSGAIELDAGAGDFEILLDGDWETLRHSALSTRLTLQPSEAQLTLTLAGPKLGSLKADLSIDPAASERTLNGDFQLSGMDIALLGIFTGLEEVAGQINGRGELSGPLMRPAVNGELTLSDGRVVDPRLPLAMEQINVTVEMLGYNANINGLIRANERSELALQGELDWQSDLPSGSVSLRGERLPINIEPYAELEVAPDLTIAFSGGELQVNGRVDVPRGAIEIRGLPPRAVSVSDDEVIVGVERPEPVIRSLIVDVVVNVGSPDDKVTFAAFGATGDLSGTLRIGNNMDTRGTLRLNNGRFEAYGQDLTLRKARLLFVGNLSQPYLELEATRTVGTVVAGLRLTGPVQSPETEVFSSPEMPQTDALSYLILGRAPQSRQDDGQMSRAALSLGLNQANKITGALGAEFGIRDLTLEAEGSGDQTAVVASGYLTDELSIRYGVGIFEPVTTVALRYDLGRYFYLEAASGLAASLDIFYTRDF, from the coding sequence GTGAGTACCGAACAGAATCAAAAACAGCAGCTGCAGCCGCCGGCCACGTCCGCAGCCACGAAAAAACCGCGGCGCCGACGCTGGTGGTTCTGGGTGCTAGTTGTTACTGCCATCGTACTGCTGCTGCCGCTTTTACTTTTGACGTTTGCGCTGCTGGCGCTGCGCTCGGAAACCGGCACGGCCTGGGTTATTGAACAGATCCCCGGGCTGGAAGTGCAAGCCGGGCAGGGCTCGTTGCTGGGCCGCTGGCAGGCCTCATCTTTAAACTGGCGAGGTTACGGCGTTGATTTGCAATTGCAGGCGCCGGATTTGCAGTGGTCGCCCCGGTGTTTGCTGCAAAAGCGGCTGTGTGTGGACCATCTACGGGCGCAAACCATAGAGCTGAACTTGCAGCCGTCTGCCGACGAAGACGATAGCCCCAGATTGGACATCCAGCTGCCCGATATCGGTCTGCCGTTGGGCATTCGCGCAGACCAGATTCGCCTGGGAGAGTTTTTTGTTAACGACAACAAGATCTGGGACACGGTCGAACTGGATGCTGGCGGCGCCGGTGAAAGCTGGCTGATAGACCAAGCGTTTTATAAGCTTGACGATATTCAGGTAACCGTATCCGGGCGGGTTCAAACCCGCGGCGACTGGCCGGTTGACCTGGATGTCAGTGCCGTATTGCCGCCGCCCTCGGGGGATCGCTGGAAAATAGATCTGACTTTGGCGGGCAGCGTGCGCGACCTGCGCGTTAGCGGCAGCAGTCAGGGCTACCTCGACGCAATTCTGGAAGGCAGTGTTGAACCACTGCAGGCAGACCTGCCGGCTAGCCTGAACATTCGCTCCGATACTTTTTTGGCAGCTCCGTCTTTACCACCAACGCTCAGGCTGAACAGCCTGAAACTGGCGTTGCAGGGGTCTTTAGCCGACGGTTTCGAAACTAGCGCCCAGGCTACTTTGCCCGGCACCACTGGCCCGGTTGAACTTGACCTGGCCGGGAAAGTGACCACCCAGGGCGCCGACAATATTGAGCTGACATTGGCTGCAAACAACGCCGGGCGCGACGGAACCCTGGCGCTGACCGGCAGCGCAGCCTGGCTGCCCGAGCTGGCCGCCGATGCCAATCTGACCATGAACGCCTTTCCCTGGTACACCTTGCTGCCCGATATGCAGGAACCTCCGGTCAACATTGATACCTTGCAGCTGCGGGCAAACTGGCAAGACCAACGCTATACCGCCACGCTGGCGGCTACTGCCGGCGGCCCTGCCGGTGAGGCCAGTCTGGAGTCAGAGCTTGAGGGCGATCTGCAGCAACTGACTATTTCCCGCTTACAGGTGCAAACCGGCGCTGGCACCTTAACGGGTAATGCCAACGTTGGCCTGGCACAGCCGCTGTCGTGGCAGGCTTCGCTGGAGATGCAGAAATTCAACCCGGGTTATTGGGTGCCGCAATTGCAGGCCAGTCTGGATGGCAGCATCCGTTCCAGTGGCCAGTGGCCAGAATCGGCTAGCATGCCAGAGATGTCGGCAGAGGTAGATCTTGCCGGCCTGTGGCGTGGGCAAACCACCCGTATAAAGGTTAAAGCCAGTGCCGCAGACGGGCTCTGGCAGGTACCTGAATTAAATGCCGCTATTGGCGATAACACCTTGGCCGGCAAAGGGCAGTGGGGTCAGCAGTTACAAGCCGAGCTGGACTTGAATTTGCCTGAGCCAGAAGCGATTCTGGAAAGTCTGCGCGGGCAGGCCAACGCCCGTTTAACGGTAAAAGGCACGGTGCAGCAGCCCCAGGCGGATATCCGCATTTCAGCAGCGGCTTTGGCCTGGGAAGACCAGTTGCAACTCGCGGATATGGAACTCAGCGCCAGCCTGGATGCGGCGGGCGCAATCCGCAGTCGGTTGCAAGCACAGGGCATTGAAGCCGGTGGTCAGACCGTTGAGCAGCTGGACGCAACGCTGGATGGCACGCGCCAGAATCATGAGCTGGTGCTGGAGATGATTCACCGTGAGGTTGAAGTTCGCCTGGCGCTGGCGGGTGCGGCGGGTGAGCAGTGGCAACAATGGCAAGGCGAGCTCAGCCGCGGTGAAGTGCTGGTGCCGGGGCAGGACCAACGCTGGCAGCTGCGCCAGCCCGCGGCTCTGTTCTTCAAGGCCGCGACAGGCGGCGCCGAGCCGCAACTGACCTTTGCCGAACATTGCTGGCAGTGGCAGCAAAGCGCCTTGTGCGCCGGTGACCAGACCCTGCTGCCGGCAGCAGACATCGAATACCGCATTATCAACTTGCCGGCGCAGGCGCTGGCGCCATTATTGCCGGAAAATCTGCGCTGGCAGGCCAATATCAATGGCAGCATCGATTTTTCCATGGGCGCCGAAGGCCCCAGCGGCGCGATAGAGCTGGATGCCGGCGCAGGCGACTTCGAAATTCTGCTGGATGGCGACTGGGAAACCTTGCGCCACAGCGCATTGTCTACCCGCTTGACGTTGCAGCCGTCTGAGGCTCAGTTAACCTTGACGTTGGCCGGGCCAAAACTGGGATCGCTAAAAGCAGACCTGAGTATTGACCCGGCGGCTTCTGAGCGCACCCTCAACGGCGACTTCCAGCTCAGCGGTATGGACATTGCGCTGCTGGGCATTTTCACCGGTCTGGAAGAGGTAGCCGGCCAGATCAACGGTCGGGGTGAGCTGTCTGGCCCGCTCATGCGGCCCGCGGTGAATGGCGAATTAACTCTGTCTGATGGCCGGGTGGTTGACCCACGCCTGCCCCTGGCCATGGAGCAAATCAACGTCACCGTTGAGATGCTGGGCTACAACGCCAATATTAACGGTTTGATTCGAGCCAATGAGCGCAGCGAACTGGCGCTCCAGGGCGAACTTGACTGGCAAAGCGACCTGCCCAGCGGCAGCGTGTCTTTGCGCGGCGAGCGCCTGCCCATCAACATTGAGCCTTACGCCGAGCTGGAAGTAGCGCCGGACTTGACCATCGCCTTTTCCGGCGGCGAATTGCAGGTCAATGGCCGTGTTGACGTACCCCGTGGCGCTATTGAAATTCGCGGGCTGCCGCCGCGGGCAGTATCGGTGTCTGATGACGAAGTGATTGTGGGGGTGGAAAGGCCCGAACCGGTGATTCGTTCGTTAATAGTAGATGTGGTGGTGAACGTAGGCAGCCCCGATGACAAGGTCACGTTTGCGGCGTTCGGCGCGACAGGCGACCTTAGCGGTACCCTGCGCATTGGCAACAATATGGATACCCGCGGCACCTTGCGGCTCAACAACGGTCGCTTTGAAGCCTATGGCCAGGATCTGACCCTGCGCAAAGCCAGGCTGCTGTTTGTCGGCAACCTGAGCCAGCCTTATCTGGAACTGGAAGCGACGCGCACGGTGGGGACGGTTGTCGCAGGGCTGCGGTTGACGGGCCCGGTGCAGTCGCCTGAGACCGAGGTGTTTTCCAGCCCGGAGATGCCGCAAACCGATGCGCTGTCGTACCTGATTCTGGGCCGCGCTCCGCAAAGCCGCCAGGACGACGGCCAAATGAGCCGGGCAGCGCTGTCATTGGGTTTGAACCAGGCTAACAAGATTACCGGTGCGCTGGGCGCAGAGTTTGGTATTCGTGATTTGACCCTTGAAGCCGAGGGCAGCGGCGACCAGACTGCGGTGGTGGCCAGCGGTTACCTGACTGACGAACTCAGCATTCGTTACGGCGTGGGCATTTTTGAGCCGGTGACCACGGTGGCGTTGCGGTATGATTTGGGGCGCTATTTCTATCTTGAAGCCGCCAGTGGTCTGGCGGCTTCGCTGGACATTTTCTATACCCGGGATTTTTAA
- a CDS encoding gamma-glutamyl-gamma-aminobutyrate hydrolase family protein produces MSESISERMAEESPPGLTIGISGPRRRGPAQRLIMLALRLQGAHTHYIRPGTRVNVSMLDGLVLSGGTHVQPELYGQQPMVTANYDKRRDETDQRLLAEAEALNLPVLGICRGAQLINVHRGGSLCQNVTPLRQNTRHRPLLLPLQTVKVVDNTRLSQIMRAPVIGANRIHSQTIKRLGQDLRVVAVDNDLFVQAIENTRGQWLMGVQWHPEYLLYHNGHRRIFRHFVDEACRLKIARLSAAP; encoded by the coding sequence ATGTCTGAATCGATATCTGAACGGATGGCAGAAGAGTCCCCGCCCGGGCTGACCATTGGCATCAGTGGTCCGCGCCGGCGCGGACCGGCCCAGCGGCTGATCATGCTGGCGCTGCGCCTGCAGGGAGCGCACACCCATTACATACGCCCCGGTACGCGGGTGAACGTTAGCATGCTTGACGGCCTGGTGCTTTCCGGAGGCACTCACGTGCAACCGGAATTGTACGGCCAGCAGCCCATGGTAACGGCAAATTACGATAAACGCCGTGATGAAACCGATCAGCGCCTGCTGGCAGAAGCGGAAGCCCTGAACCTGCCGGTGCTGGGAATATGCCGCGGCGCACAGTTGATTAATGTGCATCGCGGCGGCTCGCTGTGCCAGAACGTGACCCCACTGCGGCAGAACACCCGCCATCGCCCGCTGCTGTTGCCCCTGCAAACCGTGAAGGTAGTGGACAACACCCGCCTGAGCCAGATCATGCGGGCGCCGGTTATCGGTGCAAATCGTATTCACAGCCAAACCATTAAAAGACTGGGGCAAGACCTGCGCGTAGTGGCGGTGGATAACGATCTGTTCGTGCAGGCCATCGAAAATACCCGTGGCCAGTGGCTAATGGGGGTGCAATGGCACCCAGAGTATCTGCTTTACCACAACGGCCACCGCCGTATATTCCGCCATTTTGTAGACGAAGCCTGTCGCCTGAAAATAGCCAGACTGAGCGCCGCGCCTTAG
- a CDS encoding amidoligase family protein gives MTQKNFCKIPSVTHTASGAERRVGVEIELSGLSYEALVREVANLLNGTPQPRSRYVTAVDTPLGEFVIELDSDPIKDLDLTGADVPESLRELGGQAMDVIDAAAERIVPLEIVGPPIGFSQVEEVERLVKELRNLGALGSRESIYYAFGLQLNPELPDLQASTITRYLQAFAGLYEWLKKRHQLDVSRRFTPYIEPWAPRYTELLMKDGYAPSLEQLMEDYLQHNPTRNRALDLLPLFAHLDAPLLARHVQDPRIKKRPTLHYRLPDCDIDNPQWNFSSVWNDWVILDDIANNNDDLAQLRAQFRDSGTISLHNLTHSKPETIHHWLEHKGYV, from the coding sequence ATGACGCAAAAGAACTTCTGCAAAATCCCCTCTGTAACCCACACTGCCAGCGGAGCAGAGCGCCGGGTTGGTGTTGAAATCGAGCTTTCGGGTTTAAGCTACGAGGCGCTGGTGCGCGAAGTCGCCAACCTGCTGAACGGCACACCGCAACCGCGGTCGCGCTACGTAACTGCAGTAGACACGCCACTGGGCGAGTTTGTGATCGAGCTGGATTCTGACCCCATTAAAGATCTGGACCTGACCGGGGCCGACGTTCCAGAAAGCCTGCGCGAGCTGGGTGGCCAGGCTATGGACGTGATTGACGCCGCGGCCGAGCGTATTGTTCCGCTGGAAATTGTTGGGCCGCCTATCGGTTTTTCCCAGGTGGAAGAGGTTGAGCGGCTGGTTAAAGAACTGCGTAACCTTGGCGCTCTGGGCAGCCGCGAGTCCATTTATTATGCCTTCGGGCTGCAACTGAACCCGGAACTGCCAGATTTACAGGCGTCCACCATTACGCGCTATTTACAGGCGTTTGCCGGCTTGTACGAGTGGCTGAAAAAGCGCCATCAACTGGATGTCAGCCGGCGTTTTACACCCTACATAGAGCCCTGGGCGCCTCGCTACACAGAACTGCTGATGAAAGATGGCTACGCGCCATCGTTGGAGCAGTTGATGGAAGACTACCTGCAGCACAACCCCACTCGAAACCGGGCACTGGATTTGCTGCCGCTGTTTGCCCATCTGGATGCGCCCTTGCTGGCCCGCCATGTGCAGGACCCACGTATCAAAAAACGGCCCACCCTGCATTACCGGCTACCGGACTGCGACATCGACAACCCGCAGTGGAATTTTTCTTCGGTATGGAATGACTGGGTAATACTGGACGACATTGCCAATAACAACGACGACCTGGCGCAGCTGCGGGCCCAGTTTCGCGACTCCGGCACCATCAGCCTGCACAATCTGACCCACAGCAAACCGGAAACCATTCACCACTGGCTTGAACACAAAGGCTATGTCTGA
- the lexA gene encoding transcriptional repressor LexA, which translates to MKLTARQSQVLDIVRRYLDETGYPPTRAEIAAELGFRSANAAEEHLRALARKGAIEMVPGASRGIRLPESEQDLGLPVIGQVAAGSPILAQEHVEDHCTLKPGFFSPAADYLLRVRGMSMKNIGILDGDLLAVHSTQDVHNGQIVVARVGDEVTVKRFRKEGNKVYLVAENDDFAPIEVDLTEQDLFIEGLGVGVIRRSDLH; encoded by the coding sequence ATGAAGCTTACCGCCAGGCAGTCCCAAGTGCTGGATATCGTTCGCCGCTACCTGGATGAAACCGGGTATCCGCCCACCCGTGCCGAAATTGCAGCTGAGCTGGGTTTCCGCTCCGCCAATGCGGCAGAAGAGCATTTGCGGGCATTGGCACGTAAAGGTGCTATTGAAATGGTGCCCGGCGCCAGCCGCGGTATTCGCCTGCCGGAAAGCGAGCAGGACCTTGGCTTGCCGGTAATTGGCCAAGTGGCAGCCGGTAGCCCGATTCTGGCTCAGGAGCACGTGGAAGACCACTGCACTTTAAAGCCCGGCTTTTTTTCGCCGGCGGCGGATTATCTGCTTCGAGTGCGTGGTATGAGCATGAAGAATATCGGCATTCTAGACGGTGACTTGCTGGCAGTACACAGCACTCAGGACGTTCACAACGGCCAGATTGTGGTGGCCAGGGTAGGTGATGAAGTGACGGTGAAGCGCTTTCGTAAAGAAGGTAATAAAGTGTATCTGGTGGCGGAAAACGACGACTTCGCGCCGATTGAAGTGGATCTGACCGAGCAGGATCTGTTCATTGAAGGGTTGGGCGTTGGCGTTATCCGCCGCTCAGACCTGCACTGA
- a CDS encoding cell division inhibitor SulA, whose amino-acid sequence MEQLSFNGNLAYQQQIAARVAEQAQPVRVQPRPAPVSVGNVTEIILPQGQVENFQLLLPMLTQLNQEKRWLAWIDPPQELVSKWQKMHGIVAGELLVLRSSAEHPARQLAERALRVGTCHAVVLWTEKLNKACFEALQAASAAGNSHGVVLRQR is encoded by the coding sequence ATGGAACAACTGAGCTTTAACGGCAATCTTGCATACCAGCAACAGATCGCAGCGCGAGTGGCAGAGCAGGCGCAGCCTGTGCGAGTTCAGCCCCGGCCAGCCCCGGTGTCTGTTGGTAACGTCACCGAAATCATCTTGCCCCAGGGCCAGGTGGAAAATTTTCAGCTGTTACTGCCAATGCTGACCCAGCTGAACCAGGAGAAGCGCTGGCTGGCATGGATAGACCCACCTCAGGAGCTGGTCAGCAAATGGCAAAAAATGCACGGTATTGTTGCCGGTGAGCTGCTGGTTTTGCGTTCCAGTGCCGAGCATCCGGCGCGCCAGTTGGCGGAGCGGGCGCTGAGGGTCGGCACATGTCACGCGGTGGTGCTGTGGACCGAAAAGCTGAACAAAGCGTGTTTTGAGGCACTTCAGGCGGCATCCGCCGCGGGTAACAGCCACGGCGTCGTTTTGCGTCAGCGTTAG
- a CDS encoding DUF6586 family protein, whose product MATAWHSHLAGKLALAQTLLRLAVNSNQPLQQEACKQGAIELMLRSRRLLLYTLAVCYQQRKGQPQSIDQLGELIGADAPEVQQLLALQASADSWWNQLEQLGDAQNRPPAAKKTVSNDNIIAITAAVGADRSLASVQASLSAFKQFSADVEARHSEW is encoded by the coding sequence ATGGCAACAGCGTGGCATTCCCATCTTGCCGGTAAACTGGCACTGGCGCAGACATTGTTACGGCTTGCCGTTAACAGCAATCAGCCCTTACAGCAGGAAGCCTGCAAACAAGGGGCCATTGAACTGATGCTGCGATCGCGAAGGCTGCTGCTGTATACCTTGGCAGTGTGCTATCAGCAACGCAAAGGGCAACCCCAAAGCATTGACCAACTGGGCGAGCTGATCGGAGCCGATGCGCCGGAAGTTCAGCAACTGCTGGCATTGCAAGCCAGCGCTGACAGTTGGTGGAACCAACTGGAGCAACTTGGAGACGCGCAGAACCGGCCACCTGCGGCAAAAAAAACCGTCAGCAACGACAACATTATTGCCATCACTGCGGCCGTAGGCGCAGACCGTTCGCTGGCATCGGTTCAAGCCAGCCTAAGCGCATTTAAGCAATTTTCAGCCGATGTGGAAGCAAGACACAGCGAGTGGTAA
- a CDS encoding SOS cell division inhibitor encodes MAADHPAMAHLEQLLEHMQQALKDQDWELISRLNPEIKPAIEPLLEALEQGQLPAETVRDQLQRVQEFVDAADSSAHQAKAAAQLELKEVNRNSSAAKAYHKVSSSRP; translated from the coding sequence ATGGCCGCAGACCACCCTGCAATGGCACATCTGGAGCAGCTGCTCGAGCACATGCAGCAGGCTTTGAAAGACCAGGACTGGGAGCTGATTAGCCGCCTGAACCCAGAGATAAAGCCCGCTATCGAACCCTTGCTTGAAGCGCTGGAACAGGGGCAACTGCCAGCTGAAACAGTGCGTGATCAACTACAGCGGGTGCAGGAGTTCGTCGACGCCGCTGACAGCTCTGCCCACCAGGCCAAGGCCGCAGCGCAGCTCGAATTGAAAGAAGTCAACCGCAACAGCAGCGCAGCTAAAGCCTACCATAAGGTGTCCTCGTCCCGGCCCTGA
- a CDS encoding sigma-54 dependent transcriptional regulator, whose protein sequence is MLKPNTVLVFSEVAERCRDITTILEFLGEESWLAGSKACDVLSGASEADAQAVSVVIVQGDDANAEATIKALCKWSPCIPVLCIGDPDFSSLNDEQRGRIIARLEWPFGYTKFIDSLYRAQVFHDHYNRARERGQIRGVQLFRSLVGTSRKVQQVRQLMEQVADKEVSVLVTGESGTGKEVVARNLHYHSSRRDKPFVPVNCGAIPAELLESELFGHEKGAFTGAIAARVGRFELAEGGTLFLDEIGDMPLNMQVKILRVLQERTFERVGSNHTKFANVRIIAATHKHLEDMIQCGTFREDLYYRLNVFPIEMPALRERVEDIPLLINELVARMEKEKRGSLRLNSAAIMNLCRHDWPGNVRELANLVERLAIMNPFGVIGVQELPKKFRYVDDYDEDHVDFEEPGLPSRASGLVGFDSPALLPVNGLDLKDYLGNLERELIQQALDEAGGVVARAAEKLRIRRTTLVEKVRKYGLREEAGEV, encoded by the coding sequence ATGTTGAAGCCCAACACAGTGCTGGTGTTCAGTGAAGTTGCTGAGCGCTGCCGCGATATTACGACCATCCTCGAGTTTCTTGGCGAAGAGAGCTGGTTGGCTGGTAGCAAGGCCTGCGATGTGTTGTCAGGTGCCAGCGAAGCAGACGCGCAGGCGGTCTCGGTGGTCATCGTGCAAGGCGACGATGCCAACGCCGAAGCCACGATCAAGGCCTTGTGCAAATGGTCTCCCTGCATCCCCGTTCTGTGCATTGGCGACCCTGATTTTTCCAGTCTGAATGACGAACAGCGCGGGCGAATCATTGCGCGCCTGGAGTGGCCATTTGGCTACACCAAATTTATTGATTCGCTGTACCGTGCCCAAGTGTTCCACGATCATTACAACCGGGCCCGCGAGCGCGGCCAGATTCGCGGCGTGCAGCTGTTCCGCTCATTGGTGGGTACCAGTCGCAAAGTTCAGCAGGTACGCCAGCTGATGGAACAGGTAGCAGACAAAGAAGTCAGTGTGTTGGTGACGGGCGAATCCGGTACCGGTAAAGAAGTGGTCGCACGCAATCTGCATTACCATTCCAGCCGCCGTGATAAACCCTTTGTGCCGGTAAACTGCGGTGCCATTCCTGCGGAACTGCTGGAGAGCGAGCTGTTTGGTCATGAAAAAGGCGCGTTCACCGGCGCGATAGCCGCTCGTGTGGGCCGTTTTGAGTTGGCCGAGGGTGGCACCCTGTTTCTGGACGAAATAGGCGACATGCCGTTGAATATGCAGGTAAAGATTCTGCGGGTGTTGCAAGAGCGTACGTTCGAGCGGGTCGGGAGCAACCACACTAAATTTGCCAATGTGCGTATCATCGCCGCTACCCACAAACACCTGGAAGACATGATTCAATGTGGCACCTTCCGCGAAGATCTGTATTACCGACTGAATGTGTTTCCCATTGAGATGCCAGCGCTACGTGAGCGGGTTGAAGATATTCCGCTGCTGATCAATGAACTGGTGGCGCGCATGGAAAAAGAGAAACGCGGATCGCTGCGCCTGAACTCCGCTGCCATTATGAATTTGTGTCGTCATGACTGGCCCGGCAACGTGCGTGAGTTGGCGAACCTGGTAGAACGCCTGGCCATCATGAATCCGTTTGGGGTGATTGGTGTGCAGGAACTGCCGAAAAAATTTCGCTATGTTGACGATTACGATGAAGATCACGTCGATTTTGAGGAGCCTGGCCTGCCATCTCGCGCATCTGGCCTGGTTGGGTTTGATTCGCCTGCGCTATTACCGGTAAACGGGCTTGATTTGAAAGACTATTTGGGTAATCTGGAGCGTGAACTGATTCAACAGGCGCTCGATGAAGCCGGCGGCGTAGTGGCCCGGGCTGCGGAAAAATTGCGTATTCGCCGTACCACTCTGGTGGAAAAAGTCCGCAAGTACGGTCTTCGTGAAGAGGCGGGCGAAGTCTGA